The proteins below come from a single Sinorhizobium fredii genomic window:
- a CDS encoding sigma-70 family RNA polymerase sigma factor, producing MDGASDRDLARLFRTALEGDERAYGDFLHEAARLVRAWARRRTGFAGLDPEDIVQETLLAIHVKRHTWRSDGPVAPWLYAIAKHKLVDAMRRQGRHPRIDISEVEGRLAAEEAETARDWEIGRALETLTPGQRSVVTAISVEGRTIAEAARILEMNETAVRVALHRGLAAIARRFGRD from the coding sequence GTGGACGGCGCAAGCGACCGAGATCTCGCACGGCTCTTCCGCACTGCGCTTGAAGGCGACGAGCGGGCCTATGGCGACTTCCTGCACGAAGCGGCGCGTCTTGTCCGGGCCTGGGCACGGCGGCGAACGGGGTTCGCCGGCCTCGATCCGGAAGACATCGTTCAGGAGACGTTGCTGGCGATCCATGTGAAGCGCCACACCTGGAGAAGCGATGGTCCGGTGGCGCCATGGCTCTATGCGATCGCCAAGCACAAGCTTGTCGATGCGATGCGCAGGCAGGGCCGCCATCCGCGGATCGACATCAGCGAGGTGGAAGGCCGGCTCGCAGCCGAGGAGGCGGAAACAGCCAGGGATTGGGAGATCGGCCGCGCACTGGAGACGTTGACGCCGGGCCAGCGCTCGGTGGTGACCGCGATATCGGTCGAGGGGCGCACGATCGCCGAGGCGGCCAGAATCCTCGAGATGAATGAAACCGCAGTTCGCGTGGCATTACACCGTGGCCTTGCCGCGATAGCCAGGCGATTTGGAAGAGATTGA
- the urtB gene encoding urea ABC transporter permease subunit UrtB, whose translation MYRILQTVLFTLVLFNALATLGLRAEEGLRDMVNALGEAKLSDMDEHIAALAKTGDPNVVPILEALGEGNLYARKADGQVFLTKESGSTLTLTDPVTGESAGEAPKAALSKVKVNNGVRRAVRTALGSLTLLSPDRTARLKAAQSVLQSPNADALGAVESALAAEKDAEVRALLEQARATTLLMSDRPVAEKKEAVRLLREKGGREALPILSSALGAADETLKPEIEAALASIEQTQALWAAGQNVWYGLSLGSVLLLAAIGLAITFGVMGIINMAHGEMVMLGAYTTFLVQEVLRNSYPGLFDWSLAIALPLAFLVTGAVGLAMERGVIRFLYGRPLETLLATWGISLILQQSVRTIFGPTNREVGNPSWMSGAFELGGLTITWNRLWIILFALAVFAALLFLLKKTPMGLQMRAVTQNRRMASSMGIRTPWVDALTFALGSGIAGMAGVALSQIDNVSPNLGQGYIIDSFMVVVFGGVGNLWGTLVGAFSLGILNKFLEPYAGAVLGKILVLVLIILFIQKRPRGLFALKGRAVEA comes from the coding sequence ATGTACCGCATCCTTCAAACCGTGCTTTTTACCCTGGTTCTCTTCAACGCGCTCGCGACGCTGGGGCTTCGGGCGGAGGAGGGACTGCGCGATATGGTGAACGCGCTCGGCGAGGCGAAACTCTCCGACATGGACGAGCACATCGCAGCCCTCGCAAAGACCGGGGATCCCAATGTCGTGCCCATCCTCGAGGCGCTCGGCGAAGGCAATCTCTACGCCCGCAAGGCCGACGGCCAGGTGTTCCTGACGAAGGAGAGCGGTTCGACGCTGACGCTGACCGACCCGGTCACCGGCGAAAGCGCCGGCGAGGCGCCAAAGGCGGCGCTTTCCAAGGTCAAGGTCAACAACGGCGTGCGCCGCGCCGTGCGAACCGCGCTCGGCAGCCTGACACTCTTGAGTCCCGACCGGACCGCACGCCTCAAGGCCGCGCAATCCGTGCTGCAGTCTCCGAACGCCGATGCGCTCGGTGCCGTCGAGAGCGCGCTCGCCGCCGAGAAGGATGCGGAGGTTCGCGCACTGCTCGAACAGGCGCGCGCCACGACGCTGTTGATGTCCGACCGACCCGTCGCGGAGAAGAAGGAGGCGGTGCGGCTGCTCAGGGAAAAGGGCGGCCGTGAGGCGCTTCCCATTCTCTCATCGGCGCTCGGCGCGGCCGACGAGACGCTGAAGCCTGAAATCGAAGCGGCGCTCGCCAGCATCGAGCAGACACAGGCGCTCTGGGCGGCCGGCCAGAACGTCTGGTACGGCCTGTCGCTCGGCTCTGTGCTGCTGCTCGCGGCGATCGGCCTGGCGATCACCTTCGGCGTCATGGGTATCATCAACATGGCGCATGGCGAGATGGTGATGCTCGGCGCCTACACGACCTTCCTGGTGCAGGAGGTCCTGCGCAATTCCTATCCGGGTCTCTTCGACTGGTCGCTGGCGATCGCCCTGCCGCTCGCCTTCCTGGTCACCGGCGCCGTCGGCCTGGCGATGGAACGCGGCGTCATCCGCTTTCTCTACGGCCGGCCGCTCGAGACGCTGCTTGCCACCTGGGGCATATCGCTGATCCTACAGCAGTCGGTCCGCACGATCTTCGGCCCGACCAATCGCGAGGTCGGCAACCCCTCCTGGATGTCCGGCGCCTTCGAGCTCGGCGGGTTGACGATCACCTGGAACCGCCTCTGGATCATTCTCTTCGCACTCGCCGTCTTTGCCGCGCTGCTCTTCCTCCTGAAGAAGACGCCGATGGGCCTGCAGATGCGGGCGGTGACGCAGAACCGCCGCATGGCCTCCTCCATGGGCATCCGCACGCCCTGGGTGGATGCGCTGACCTTCGCGCTCGGCTCTGGCATTGCCGGCATGGCGGGCGTGGCACTCTCGCAGATCGACAACGTCTCGCCGAATCTCGGCCAGGGCTACATCATCGACAGCTTCATGGTCGTGGTCTTCGGCGGGGTCGGCAATCTCTGGGGCACGCTCGTCGGGGCCTTCTCGCTCGGCATCCTCAACAAGTTCCTGGAGCCCTATGCCGGCGCCGTGCTCGGCAAGATCCTCGTGCTCGTGCTGATCATTCTCTTCATTCAGAAGCGGCCGCGCGGGCTGTTCGCACTCAAGGGCCGGGCGGTGGAAGCATGA
- a CDS encoding DUF692 domain-containing protein, which produces MPVSTIPADRGAPQALCFPVHTIAGLAGTSFKHQHLPSILLDRQGGFFEVHAENYMGLGGPPHAALSRIREDYPVSLHGVCMSIGGPQPLDKDHLGRFASLVERYEPALVSEHLAWSTHSTTYYNDLLPLPYTEATLQRVAEHIDEVQEAIRRPLLLENPSTYLLFKESTMSETTFIRELVKRTGCGLLLDVNNVFVSATNHAFSALEYLSDYPLEHVGEIHLAGHAEQRDDEGDRLLIDSHDGPVSHAVWKLFEIVIGRRGPIPTLVEWDSAIPDWPVLKAEAMAAQVILDRHAVALPREKMHARA; this is translated from the coding sequence ATGCCTGTATCGACAATTCCAGCAGATCGCGGTGCGCCGCAGGCTCTCTGCTTTCCGGTGCATACGATCGCCGGGCTGGCCGGGACCAGCTTCAAGCACCAGCACCTGCCGTCCATTCTTCTGGATCGGCAGGGCGGCTTCTTCGAGGTCCACGCGGAAAACTACATGGGGCTGGGCGGGCCGCCGCACGCGGCGCTGTCGCGGATACGCGAGGATTACCCGGTCTCGCTCCATGGCGTCTGCATGTCGATCGGCGGGCCGCAGCCGCTCGACAAGGACCACCTCGGCCGCTTCGCAAGCCTCGTCGAACGCTACGAGCCGGCGCTCGTCTCCGAGCACCTGGCCTGGTCGACACACAGCACGACCTATTACAACGACCTTCTGCCGCTGCCCTATACCGAAGCCACCTTGCAGCGCGTCGCCGAACATATCGACGAGGTGCAGGAGGCGATCCGACGACCGCTGCTCCTGGAGAACCCGTCGACGTACCTGCTGTTCAAGGAATCGACGATGAGCGAGACCACATTCATCCGGGAACTCGTCAAACGCACCGGTTGCGGCCTGCTGCTCGACGTCAACAACGTCTTCGTCTCGGCCACCAACCACGCCTTTTCCGCTCTCGAATATCTCTCGGACTACCCGCTCGAGCATGTCGGCGAGATCCATCTGGCCGGCCATGCGGAGCAGCGCGACGACGAAGGCGACCGGCTGCTGATCGACAGCCATGACGGACCGGTGTCCCATGCCGTTTGGAAGCTTTTCGAAATCGTCATTGGCCGGCGCGGTCCGATCCCGACGCTCGTCGAATGGGACAGCGCCATACCCGACTGGCCGGTTCTCAAAGCCGAAGCGATGGCGGCCCAGGTGATTCTCGATCGCCACGCGGTCGCACTGCCACGGGAAAAGATGCATGCGCGCGCTTAG
- a CDS encoding arsenate reductase ArsC translates to MNDDRVYNVLFLCTGNSARSIMAEAILEAEGKGRFRAFSAGSQPKGEVNPWALKTLEALGYRTTGFSSKSWDAFGGPSAPQMDFIFTVCDDAAGEACPVWIGHPATAHWGIQDPAAVEGSDVEKGRAFALAAKYLKNRISVFAALPFASIDKLALETKLHEIGRLEGSTSRPEAR, encoded by the coding sequence ATGAACGACGATCGGGTCTACAACGTCCTCTTTCTTTGCACCGGCAATTCCGCGCGCTCGATCATGGCGGAAGCCATACTCGAGGCGGAGGGGAAAGGGCGCTTCCGCGCCTTCTCGGCCGGAAGCCAGCCGAAGGGTGAGGTCAACCCCTGGGCGCTGAAGACGCTCGAGGCGCTCGGCTATCGCACCACCGGGTTCTCGTCGAAGAGCTGGGACGCCTTTGGCGGGCCAAGCGCTCCGCAGATGGACTTCATCTTCACCGTCTGCGACGATGCTGCCGGCGAGGCTTGTCCGGTCTGGATCGGCCATCCGGCAACCGCGCATTGGGGCATCCAGGATCCCGCCGCCGTCGAGGGTTCGGATGTGGAGAAGGGCCGCGCCTTTGCGCTTGCAGCGAAATACCTCAAGAACCGTATATCGGTCTTCGCAGCCCTGCCGTTCGCCTCGATCGACAAGCTCGCGCTTGAGACGAAGCTCCACGAAATCGGCCGGCTCGAAGGCTCCACGTCCCGGCCCGAGGCGCGCTGA
- the urtC gene encoding urea ABC transporter permease subunit UrtC: protein MITSFLIKSLDRTIVVAVALLLALAALVPALNLLTAPDHPLHVPTYLVSLFGKYLTYALLALALDLVWGFCGILSLGHAAFFALGGYAIGMYLMRQIGARGSYGNPLLPDFMVFLNWKELPWFWHGFDMFWFAALMVVLVPGLLAFVFGWFAFRSRVNGVYLSIITQAMTYALLLAFFRNDMGFGGNNGLTDFKDILGFNIQADGTRAALFAASALALALSLVVTSGIVRSKFGKVLVALRDAESRTRFLGYRVEHMKLFAFTVSAMMAGVAGALYVPQVGIINPGEFEPGNSIEVVIWTAVGGRGTLIGPIIGAILVNGGKSIFTAAFPEFWLFALGGLFVLVTLFLPKGVVGTAQHYLARRRAYRAASRSENGTGLPDAEPMAAE, encoded by the coding sequence ATGATCACCTCGTTTCTCATCAAATCGCTGGATCGAACGATCGTCGTCGCCGTGGCACTCCTGCTCGCGCTCGCGGCGCTCGTGCCGGCGCTCAACCTCCTGACTGCGCCGGACCATCCATTGCACGTGCCGACCTATCTGGTCTCGCTGTTCGGCAAGTACCTGACCTATGCGCTGCTCGCCCTGGCGCTCGATCTCGTCTGGGGCTTCTGTGGCATTCTTTCGCTCGGGCATGCCGCCTTCTTCGCGCTCGGCGGCTATGCGATCGGCATGTATCTGATGCGCCAGATCGGTGCGCGCGGCTCCTACGGCAACCCGCTGCTTCCGGATTTCATGGTGTTTCTCAACTGGAAGGAACTGCCCTGGTTCTGGCACGGCTTCGACATGTTCTGGTTCGCGGCCCTGATGGTCGTCCTCGTGCCGGGGCTGCTGGCCTTCGTCTTCGGTTGGTTCGCCTTCCGCTCGCGCGTCAACGGCGTCTATCTGTCGATCATCACTCAGGCGATGACCTATGCGCTGCTGCTCGCCTTCTTCCGCAACGACATGGGCTTCGGCGGCAATAACGGGCTGACCGATTTCAAGGACATACTCGGCTTCAACATCCAGGCGGACGGTACGCGGGCCGCGCTCTTTGCGGCCTCGGCACTGGCGCTCGCCCTCTCGCTGGTCGTGACCTCGGGTATCGTGCGCTCGAAATTTGGCAAGGTGCTGGTGGCGCTGCGCGATGCCGAAAGCCGCACCCGCTTCCTTGGCTACCGGGTCGAGCACATGAAGCTTTTCGCCTTCACCGTCTCGGCGATGATGGCGGGTGTCGCCGGCGCCCTCTACGTGCCGCAGGTTGGCATCATCAATCCGGGCGAGTTCGAGCCGGGCAACTCGATCGAGGTGGTCATCTGGACGGCCGTCGGCGGCCGCGGCACGCTCATCGGGCCAATCATCGGCGCCATCCTCGTCAACGGTGGCAAGAGTATCTTCACCGCCGCCTTCCCGGAATTCTGGCTCTTTGCGCTCGGCGGGCTCTTCGTCCTCGTCACGCTGTTCCTGCCGAAGGGCGTCGTCGGCACGGCCCAGCACTATCTAGCCCGGCGCCGCGCCTATCGTGCCGCCAGCCGATCCGAGAACGGGACCGGCTTGCCCGACGCCGAACCGATGGCCGCGGAGTGA
- a CDS encoding ArsR/SmtB family transcription factor, whose protein sequence is MNERQALASFGALSQETRLQIVRMLVIAGPNGMPAGAIAEKVEVSPSNVSFHLKELERAGLITQQRASRSIIYSANYDALGSLVRFLMEDCCGGHPEICAPAAAIAACCAPTVEGKCQ, encoded by the coding sequence ATGAATGAACGTCAAGCGCTCGCCTCGTTCGGCGCGCTTTCCCAGGAAACGCGCCTGCAGATCGTCCGCATGTTGGTCATTGCAGGTCCCAACGGCATGCCGGCGGGCGCAATTGCCGAGAAGGTTGAAGTCTCGCCCTCCAATGTTTCGTTCCACCTCAAGGAACTGGAACGGGCGGGGTTGATCACCCAGCAGCGCGCGTCGCGGTCGATCATCTACTCGGCCAATTATGATGCGCTCGGCAGCCTCGTTCGCTTCCTGATGGAAGACTGCTGTGGCGGCCATCCTGAAATCTGCGCACCGGCCGCCGCGATCGCGGCCTGCTGTGCGCCAACCGTAGAGGGGAAATGCCAATGA
- a CDS encoding NrsF family protein, producing METDDLIRALAADTRRGRISMAGAWSAAGAAAVALAAIVFFGVLGARSDIAAAAETFRFLFKFVVTVALAASAFGLLKMLSRPDAEPHRTLLGLAVAPMLLAAGIVAELAVSPLGTWSARLVGTNSLVCLTFIPLIGIGPLALLLLALRHGAPSHPMLAGAMAGLAAGGIAATFYAAHCTDDSPLFVATWYTIAIAMLTLAGALAAPRIARW from the coding sequence ATGGAAACAGATGACCTCATCAGGGCCTTGGCGGCAGACACGCGACGAGGCCGCATATCGATGGCCGGTGCCTGGTCGGCGGCCGGCGCCGCCGCCGTCGCGCTGGCGGCCATCGTCTTCTTCGGCGTGCTCGGCGCGCGGTCGGACATCGCCGCCGCTGCTGAAACCTTCCGCTTCCTCTTCAAATTCGTGGTGACCGTGGCGCTCGCCGCCAGCGCCTTCGGTCTCCTTAAAATGCTGTCGCGGCCGGATGCAGAGCCGCACCGGACCCTGCTCGGCCTCGCCGTCGCACCGATGCTGCTGGCCGCCGGGATTGTAGCGGAACTTGCCGTCTCGCCGCTGGGCACTTGGTCCGCCAGGCTCGTCGGCACGAACAGTCTCGTCTGTCTCACCTTCATCCCGCTGATCGGGATAGGGCCGCTTGCGCTGCTGCTATTGGCGCTGCGCCATGGCGCTCCGTCTCACCCCATGCTCGCGGGCGCAATGGCCGGGCTTGCGGCCGGCGGCATCGCCGCGACCTTCTATGCCGCCCATTGCACGGATGATTCACCGCTCTTCGTGGCGACATGGTATACCATCGCGATTGCCATGCTCACGCTCGCCGGCGCGCTCGCGGCGCCCCGTATCGCCCGCTGGTAA
- the urtA gene encoding urea ABC transporter substrate-binding protein has product MTYRARVTGAFLAAVLSTTAFNGAFAADDTIKVGILHSLSGTMAISETTLKDAMLMLIDEQNKKGGLLGKKLEAVVVDPASDWPLFAEKARELISVDKVSAVFGCWTSVSRKSVLPVFEELNSILFYPVQYEGEESQRNVFYTGAAPNQQAIPAVDYLMENEEVERWVLAGTDYVYPRTTNKILEAYLISKGVKPEDIMINYTPFGHSDWQTIVSDIKKFGAAGKKTAVVSTINGDANVPFYKELANQGVKAEDIPVVAFSVGEEELAGLDTGPLVGHLAAWNYFQSVDNPANAEFIKTWKAYTKNDKRVTNDPMEAHYIGFNMWLKAVEKAGTTDTDAVLDAMIGVSVPNLSGGYSTMMPNHHITKPVLIGEIQSDGQFETVWETPGLVVGDEWSDYLPDSKDLISDWRAPMSCGNFNVATGKCGGKGS; this is encoded by the coding sequence ATGACTTACAGGGCACGCGTCACCGGCGCATTTCTCGCTGCCGTTCTTTCGACGACCGCGTTCAACGGCGCCTTTGCCGCCGACGACACGATCAAGGTCGGCATTCTTCATTCGCTTTCCGGCACCATGGCGATCTCCGAGACGACGCTGAAGGATGCCATGCTGATGCTGATCGACGAGCAGAACAAGAAGGGCGGCCTGCTCGGCAAGAAGCTCGAAGCGGTCGTCGTCGACCCGGCCTCCGACTGGCCGCTCTTTGCCGAAAAGGCGCGTGAACTGATCTCGGTCGACAAGGTCTCGGCCGTCTTCGGCTGCTGGACCTCCGTGTCGCGCAAATCCGTGCTGCCGGTCTTTGAAGAGCTGAACTCGATCCTCTTCTACCCGGTTCAGTACGAGGGCGAGGAAAGCCAGCGCAACGTCTTCTACACCGGTGCGGCCCCGAACCAGCAGGCGATCCCCGCAGTCGACTATCTGATGGAGAACGAGGAGGTCGAGCGCTGGGTGCTTGCCGGCACGGACTACGTCTATCCGCGCACGACGAACAAGATCCTCGAGGCCTACCTCATTTCCAAGGGCGTCAAGCCCGAGGACATCATGATCAACTACACGCCTTTCGGTCACTCCGACTGGCAGACGATCGTCTCCGACATCAAGAAGTTCGGCGCGGCCGGCAAGAAGACCGCCGTCGTCTCGACGATCAACGGCGACGCCAACGTGCCCTTCTACAAGGAACTCGCCAACCAGGGCGTCAAGGCCGAGGACATCCCGGTCGTCGCCTTCTCCGTCGGCGAGGAAGAGCTTGCCGGCCTCGACACAGGCCCGCTTGTCGGCCATCTCGCTGCCTGGAACTATTTCCAGTCGGTCGACAATCCGGCCAATGCCGAATTCATCAAGACCTGGAAGGCCTATACCAAGAATGACAAGCGGGTCACCAACGACCCCATGGAGGCCCATTATATCGGCTTCAACATGTGGCTGAAGGCCGTCGAAAAAGCCGGCACCACCGACACCGACGCGGTGCTCGACGCGATGATTGGCGTCTCGGTGCCGAACCTCTCGGGCGGCTATTCGACGATGATGCCGAACCACCACATCACCAAGCCGGTGCTGATCGGCGAGATCCAGTCGGACGGCCAATTCGAGACAGTCTGGGAAACGCCCGGCCTGGTGGTCGGCGACGAGTGGTCGGATTACCTGCCGGATTCCAAGGATCTGATCTCCGATTGGCGGGCGCCGATGTCCTGCGGCAACTTCAACGTCGCCACGGGCAAGTGCGGCGGCAAGGGTTCGTGA
- the urtD gene encoding urea ABC transporter ATP-binding protein UrtD: MTEKKPKSLLYLDGVSVSFDGFKALNSLSFIIEPGELRAIIGPNGAGKTTMMDIITGKTRPNEGEVFFKGDIDLTRRDEAEIAQLGIGRKFQKPTVFESHTVWDNLELALNRSRGVFATLFYRLTREDKARIEEILETVRLTARRDDLAANLSHGQKQWLEIGMLLAQEPELLLVDEPVAGMTDAETAETAILLKEIAKTRSVVVVEHDMGFIRELGVKVTCLAEGSVLAEGSIDFVSNDPKVIENYLGR, encoded by the coding sequence ATGACCGAGAAGAAACCGAAAAGCCTGCTCTATCTCGACGGCGTCTCCGTCTCCTTCGACGGCTTCAAGGCGCTGAATTCGCTCTCCTTCATCATCGAGCCGGGGGAACTGCGTGCCATCATCGGGCCGAACGGCGCCGGCAAGACGACGATGATGGACATCATTACCGGCAAGACGCGGCCCAACGAGGGCGAGGTGTTCTTCAAGGGCGACATCGATCTCACCAGAAGGGATGAGGCGGAGATCGCCCAGCTCGGCATCGGCCGGAAGTTCCAGAAGCCGACGGTCTTCGAGAGCCACACGGTCTGGGATAATCTCGAACTGGCGCTCAACCGCAGCCGCGGCGTCTTCGCGACGCTGTTCTACCGGCTGACGCGCGAGGACAAGGCGCGCATCGAGGAGATTCTTGAGACGGTGCGGCTGACGGCGCGCCGCGATGATCTCGCCGCCAATCTCTCGCACGGCCAGAAGCAGTGGCTGGAAATCGGCATGCTGCTCGCCCAGGAGCCGGAATTGCTGCTCGTCGACGAGCCGGTCGCCGGCATGACGGATGCGGAGACCGCGGAAACGGCGATCCTCCTTAAGGAGATTGCCAAGACCCGCTCGGTCGTCGTCGTCGAGCACGACATGGGTTTCATCCGCGAGCTCGGCGTCAAGGTCACCTGTCTCGCCGAAGGTTCGGTGCTGGCGGAAGGCTCGATCGATTTCGTCAGCAACGATCCGAAGGTGATCGAGAACTATCTCGGCCGGTAG
- a CDS encoding DoxX family membrane protein: MVTSVRNFFKRHAATGRAGWFGRVDGLIAALAPAWLAQLLLRLGLAVPFWRSGIGKWDGFLQLNDVALLLFTSEFRLHLPGGPYAFPAPAVTAFAAASAEVLFPVLLVLGLATRLAALALLAMTIVIQLTVPDGWPIHLTWAAMALAILKAGPGKLSIDRWLDPDSAKA; the protein is encoded by the coding sequence ATGGTCACGTCGGTGCGGAATTTCTTCAAGAGGCACGCGGCCACCGGGAGGGCAGGCTGGTTCGGCCGGGTCGATGGCCTGATCGCCGCCTTGGCGCCGGCATGGCTTGCCCAGCTTCTGCTGCGCCTAGGACTCGCCGTCCCCTTCTGGCGCTCGGGTATCGGCAAGTGGGACGGCTTCCTGCAATTGAACGATGTCGCGCTGCTGCTCTTTACGTCGGAGTTCCGATTGCACCTGCCGGGCGGCCCCTATGCCTTTCCGGCACCGGCGGTGACGGCTTTCGCTGCCGCATCGGCGGAAGTCCTGTTTCCCGTCCTTCTTGTCCTGGGACTGGCGACGCGTCTTGCCGCGCTGGCGCTGCTGGCGATGACGATCGTCATTCAACTGACCGTACCGGACGGATGGCCCATTCATCTGACCTGGGCGGCGATGGCATTGGCCATCCTCAAGGCCGGGCCGGGCAAGCTGTCGATCGACCGGTGGCTCGATCCGGATTCGGCGAAGGCGTGA
- a CDS encoding aquaporin — MSSYDLSRRLVAEGLGTALLVGTVVGSGIMAASLTADTALALLANTLATGAILVVLITILGPISGAHFNPAVSLIFVLSRSLPRRDLAGYVLAQVTGGIIGTIVAHLMFDHPILEWSTKMRTGQAQWLAEWVATFGLVATILAGIRFEQKSVPWLVGLYITAAYWFTASTSFANPAVAVARSLTDTFSGIRPADLPGFIVAELIGAISALLLMTWLLQPSIARAGKRAA, encoded by the coding sequence ATGTCGTCGTACGATCTCTCCCGCCGCCTCGTCGCGGAAGGACTAGGCACGGCACTGCTTGTCGGAACCGTCGTCGGCTCGGGCATCATGGCCGCGTCGCTGACAGCGGATACGGCGCTCGCCTTGCTCGCAAACACGCTCGCAACCGGCGCAATCCTGGTGGTGCTGATCACCATCCTCGGACCGATCTCCGGGGCGCATTTCAACCCCGCCGTATCGCTGATCTTTGTACTGTCGCGCTCCCTGCCGCGACGCGATCTCGCCGGTTACGTCCTTGCCCAGGTCACCGGCGGCATCATCGGCACAATCGTTGCGCATCTGATGTTCGATCATCCGATCCTCGAATGGTCGACGAAGATGCGCACCGGGCAAGCGCAATGGCTCGCTGAATGGGTGGCGACTTTCGGCCTCGTCGCGACCATCCTCGCCGGCATCCGCTTCGAGCAGAAATCCGTACCCTGGCTGGTCGGCCTTTATATCACCGCCGCCTATTGGTTCACCGCTTCCACCTCGTTTGCCAACCCAGCCGTGGCAGTCGCCCGATCGCTGACCGACACGTTCTCCGGCATTCGCCCCGCCGATCTTCCCGGCTTTATCGTGGCCGAGTTGATCGGTGCGATTTCCGCGCTCTTGCTGATGACATGGCTGCTGCAGCCAAGCATTGCACGAGCCGGGAAGCGCGCGGCCTGA
- a CDS encoding DUF2282 domain-containing protein: protein MTSKSTINVAVLAGAVAAAVSSLAMAAPLSQEQVKAAMDAGKEKCFGVALKGQNDCAAGPGTTCQATSTVDYQGNAWKFVDGGTCTTMELPGGRKGSPEPLTRDIPS, encoded by the coding sequence ATGACTTCCAAATCCACGATCAATGTGGCCGTATTGGCAGGTGCCGTGGCAGCCGCGGTGTCGTCGCTTGCGATGGCCGCGCCGCTTTCACAGGAACAGGTCAAGGCGGCGATGGATGCCGGCAAGGAGAAATGCTTCGGCGTCGCGCTCAAGGGGCAGAACGATTGCGCCGCCGGTCCGGGTACGACCTGCCAGGCCACGTCGACGGTCGACTATCAGGGCAATGCCTGGAAATTCGTCGACGGCGGCACCTGCACGACGATGGAACTCCCGGGCGGCAGGAAGGGTTCGCCCGAGCCGCTCACCCGCGACATTCCCTCGTAA
- a CDS encoding DNA-binding domain-containing protein — translation MRALRESSAGGLDYPEGFVPGLLDPGRATPALVAGPNGKAVGKRFAVYRNNVTVSLIESLAAVFPATKRITGETFFRAMARFHVRETPPTSPLLFEYGRDFPDFIERYEHARSMPWLADVARIERAWLHAYHAADAAVLRPDELAAVPPERLGELVFEQHPASHILRSAYPAVTIFSVNRASGAVGRIETTAAESALVTRPLFEVEVRRLAPGDDVFLGRLMAGEPLVSAAAAATMCCPDFDLAAAIATMLEGGAFAGIRQGG, via the coding sequence ATGCGCGCGCTTAGGGAAAGTTCGGCCGGCGGGCTCGACTACCCGGAGGGTTTCGTGCCCGGACTGCTCGATCCCGGCCGCGCGACGCCCGCGCTTGTCGCCGGCCCGAACGGCAAGGCCGTCGGCAAGCGCTTCGCTGTCTATCGCAACAATGTGACCGTCAGCCTTATCGAATCGCTTGCCGCGGTCTTTCCGGCGACGAAGCGCATCACCGGCGAAACATTCTTTCGAGCGATGGCCCGCTTCCACGTCCGTGAAACCCCGCCGACGTCGCCGCTCCTCTTCGAGTACGGCCGGGATTTCCCCGATTTCATCGAGCGCTACGAACATGCGAGATCCATGCCATGGCTCGCCGACGTCGCACGCATCGAGCGCGCCTGGCTCCATGCCTATCATGCGGCCGACGCGGCAGTGCTCCGCCCGGATGAGCTCGCCGCGGTCCCACCGGAACGGCTCGGCGAACTCGTCTTCGAGCAGCATCCGGCGAGCCACATTCTTCGCTCCGCCTATCCGGCGGTGACGATCTTCTCGGTCAATCGGGCAAGCGGTGCTGTCGGGCGCATCGAAACGACGGCCGCCGAAAGCGCGCTGGTGACAAGGCCGCTGTTCGAGGTCGAGGTTCGCCGCCTCGCGCCGGGCGACGATGTTTTTCTGGGCAGGCTGATGGCCGGCGAGCCGCTTGTGAGCGCCGCCGCGGCGGCGACCATGTGCTGCCCGGACTTCGATTTGGCAGCGGCGATCGCGACGATGCTGGAGGGCGGTGCCTTTGCGGGCATTCGCCAGGGAGGATGA